In Fluviicola taffensis DSM 16823, the following are encoded in one genomic region:
- the rny gene encoding ribonuclease Y — protein MVNVIIGALVGLIGGGIITFIIQNTMLKNRRAQILKEADLEGEAMKKDKILQAKERFLKLKEEHEENVKERERRMQSNEDRVKGKEKSLTQKIEEVSRKEKDTDRLQGELATKVEANEVRYQELEKMHQKRVAELTKITGMSIEDAKNLLMESLKDEARTSAMVHIKEITEEAKLNANREAKRIVIQTIQRVASEQAVENAVSVFNIESDEVKGRIIGREGRNIRALEAATGVEIIVDDTPEAIILSCFDPVRREIARLALHQLVSDGRIHPARIEEVVVKTKKSLEEEIAETGRRTCIDLGIHGLHPELIRMVGRMKYRSSYGQNLLQHSREVANLCAIMAAELGLNVKVAKRAGLLHDIGKVPDEEPELPHAILGMKIAEKFGEKPDVLNAIGAHHDEIEMTSLISPIVQICDSISGARPGARREVVESYIKRIKDLENLALSYDGVNSAYAIQAGRELRVLVESEKVTDLRADELSFAISQKIQTEMTYPGQVKVTVIREKRSVNYAK, from the coding sequence ATGGTAAATGTAATTATTGGAGCATTGGTTGGATTAATAGGAGGTGGTATTATCACGTTCATTATCCAAAATACAATGCTCAAAAACAGAAGAGCACAAATCTTGAAAGAAGCGGATCTAGAAGGGGAAGCGATGAAAAAAGATAAGATTCTCCAAGCAAAAGAACGCTTTTTGAAATTAAAGGAAGAGCATGAAGAAAACGTGAAAGAACGCGAAAGACGCATGCAATCTAATGAGGATCGTGTAAAAGGAAAAGAAAAATCGTTGACGCAAAAAATTGAAGAGGTTTCTCGAAAAGAAAAAGATACAGATCGTCTGCAAGGTGAGTTGGCTACGAAAGTTGAAGCGAATGAAGTGCGCTATCAGGAATTGGAAAAAATGCATCAAAAACGTGTTGCAGAATTGACCAAAATTACTGGAATGTCCATTGAGGATGCAAAGAATTTGTTGATGGAGTCTTTGAAAGACGAAGCGAGAACTTCTGCAATGGTTCACATCAAGGAAATTACGGAAGAAGCAAAATTGAATGCAAACAGAGAAGCAAAACGCATTGTTATTCAGACAATTCAACGTGTGGCTTCCGAGCAAGCTGTTGAAAATGCAGTTTCTGTATTTAATATTGAATCGGATGAAGTAAAAGGTAGAATCATTGGTCGTGAAGGTCGAAATATCCGTGCGCTAGAAGCTGCAACAGGTGTTGAGATTATTGTTGACGATACTCCAGAAGCAATTATTTTGTCTTGTTTCGACCCTGTAAGAAGAGAGATTGCTCGTTTGGCTTTGCACCAATTGGTTTCTGATGGACGTATTCACCCTGCTCGGATTGAAGAGGTTGTTGTGAAAACAAAAAAATCTTTGGAAGAAGAAATTGCTGAAACGGGACGAAGAACATGTATCGATTTGGGAATTCACGGATTGCATCCTGAGTTAATCCGAATGGTTGGACGTATGAAATACCGTTCTTCTTATGGACAAAATTTATTGCAACATAGTCGCGAGGTAGCAAACCTTTGTGCGATTATGGCGGCTGAGTTAGGATTGAATGTGAAAGTTGCTAAAAGAGCAGGTTTACTTCACGATATTGGTAAAGTTCCAGATGAAGAGCCTGAATTACCACATGCTATTCTAGGGATGAAAATTGCTGAGAAATTTGGTGAGAAACCAGATGTATTGAATGCAATTGGGGCTCACCACGATGAGATCGAAATGACTTCGTTGATTTCACCAATCGTTCAAATTTGTGACTCCATTTCTGGTGCTCGCCCTGGAGCACGTCGTGAGGTGGTAGAATCATATATCAAACGAATCAAAGACTTAGAGAATTTGGCATTGTCTTATGATGGTGTAAATTCAGCATACGCTATTCAAGCAGGTAGAGAACTACGTGTATTGGTGGAAAGTGAAAAAGTAACGGATTTGCGTGCAGATGAATTGTCGTTTGCAATCTCTCAAAAAATCCAAACAGAGATGACTTATCCAGGTCAGGTAAAAGTGACTGTGATTCGTGAAAAACGTTCTGTCAATTACGCCAAGTAG
- a CDS encoding cytidylyltransferase domain-containing protein, translating to MKPNNSNTIALIPARAGSKGVPQKNSKSFANGKSLVERAIEIALTYFPKNKIILSTDDQELLTQGDAFGINLINREPHLASDTAGMLEVMLDAIDKQENQPEYLLLLQPTSPFRTAKNIEDAFELFQENDDAIVAVNEPAGHPFYTLFQEENGYISKFQKNQVVRRQDLPPMYDVNGLLYLFKISELKKHSWVECEKIRPLIIPKWQALDIDTEEDWWLAELIQRGIDSSL from the coding sequence ATGAAACCGAACAACTCAAATACCATTGCATTGATTCCTGCTAGAGCAGGATCAAAAGGTGTTCCTCAAAAAAACTCAAAATCGTTTGCTAATGGAAAATCGCTCGTCGAACGGGCCATTGAAATCGCATTAACATACTTTCCAAAAAATAAAATCATACTCAGCACAGATGATCAAGAACTCTTAACTCAAGGAGATGCATTTGGAATCAATTTAATCAATCGTGAACCACATTTAGCATCCGATACAGCCGGAATGCTGGAAGTAATGCTTGATGCAATTGATAAACAAGAAAATCAGCCAGAATATTTATTGCTTTTGCAACCAACTAGCCCATTCCGCACAGCAAAGAATATCGAAGATGCTTTTGAACTATTTCAAGAAAATGACGATGCAATTGTTGCCGTAAATGAACCTGCTGGACATCCTTTTTACACATTATTTCAGGAAGAAAACGGATACATCAGCAAGTTTCAGAAAAACCAGGTTGTACGCCGACAAGATCTCCCGCCTATGTATGATGTCAACGGCTTACTCTATCTTTTCAAAATATCCGAATTGAAGAAGCATAGTTGGGTAGAGTGTGAGAAAATTCGTCCACTGATCATACCGAAATGGCAAGCCTTGGATATTGATACTGAAGAAGATTGGTGGTTAGCAGAATTGATTCAACGAGGAATTGATTCTAGCCTTTGA
- a CDS encoding O-antigen ligase family protein, translated as MEELKQVVRRFWGEHTMSDLLLCLTILLSISVIKLAPIVLVVLLLWSLYKRKSVGELKMELFSPLSILNYLFILFFVYHLVGMFWSENTAFGWMDVGMKMSFFVVPLIAIIGRFTITRSQLIYFFSWCLTFLTLVLFLYATYNSITKKHTGFSYFYESEFSAFMHRSYWATYTALAATWMLFSLFSKGKKQFKKYYFLAWLVLSVSTILTISKAGIIIWILLNSIVVLHVVIIRKWKFFGLSALAGMIALVCFLFFSNSRIAQRFQYIPYSISHIKTEGNNETESNAARLIMWSTSIKIIKQNWLLGVGTGDVKDELISTNLRLKNLGVAEKKLNSHNQFLNTWVQLGIIGFTLLLSIFIVAFSIAIKQKSFQLILFGLTFFITMLFESFIETQAGIVPFCLLFVFLCQQSQRLESIPR; from the coding sequence ATGGAAGAATTAAAACAAGTAGTAAGACGATTTTGGGGAGAACATACAATGAGCGATTTGCTACTTTGTTTGACCATTTTGCTTTCAATTTCCGTTATCAAATTAGCTCCAATAGTTTTAGTGGTGCTGCTTTTATGGAGCCTGTATAAACGAAAATCAGTTGGTGAATTAAAGATGGAGTTATTCTCCCCATTGTCCATCTTGAATTATTTGTTCATTCTATTTTTTGTTTATCACCTTGTTGGTATGTTTTGGAGCGAGAATACTGCTTTTGGGTGGATGGATGTGGGGATGAAGATGTCCTTTTTTGTCGTGCCATTGATTGCAATAATTGGAAGGTTTACAATAACAAGGTCGCAGTTGATATACTTTTTTTCTTGGTGTTTAACATTCCTTACGCTAGTGCTCTTTCTTTACGCAACGTATAATTCCATTACTAAGAAACATACTGGATTTTCCTATTTTTATGAAAGTGAATTTTCAGCATTTATGCATCGAAGTTATTGGGCAACATATACTGCCCTAGCTGCTACTTGGATGTTGTTTTCGCTCTTTTCAAAAGGTAAAAAGCAATTCAAGAAATATTATTTTTTAGCTTGGTTGGTATTAAGTGTTTCCACAATTCTAACTATTTCAAAGGCTGGTATTATCATTTGGATTCTTCTGAATTCAATAGTCGTATTACATGTTGTCATTATTCGAAAATGGAAATTTTTTGGACTTTCAGCGTTGGCTGGGATGATTGCTTTGGTTTGCTTTTTGTTTTTTTCTAATTCAAGAATAGCGCAACGCTTCCAATACATTCCTTATTCAATAAGCCATATTAAAACGGAGGGGAATAATGAAACGGAGAGTAATGCGGCTCGTTTAATTATGTGGTCAACGTCTATTAAAATTATTAAGCAAAACTGGTTGTTGGGTGTTGGAACGGGTGATGTAAAGGACGAATTGATCAGTACAAATTTACGTTTGAAAAATTTGGGAGTGGCGGAAAAAAAGCTAAATTCTCACAACCAATTTTTAAATACCTGGGTTCAACTTGGAATAATTGGTTTCACATTACTACTAAGTATTTTTATCGTTGCATTTTCAATAGCGATTAAGCAAAAATCCTTTCAACTAATTTTATTCGGGTTGACTTTTTTTATAACAATGTTGTTCGAATCATTTATTGAAACACAAGCTGGAATTGTTCCATTTTGCCTCTTGTTTGTATTTCTTTGTCAACAAAGTCAAAGGCTAGAATCAATTCCTCGTTGA
- a CDS encoding O-antigen ligase family protein, protein MNDLTNSLADSRPWWVEILIVFCLFSPGYYFGNEYIMLALPLITLIYDHSFWKKMYVNWKNNKWNYNAIRYFWIPCLFLFLAGLNKLFNGHELRSLRDLYSSFMLLPFLLITARGIFSIRVFKVAVIFVIIECFVGILEYYFKTRSFFVPLNNESMIFNDISIYGTRVFGFATNSPIFGLRCLIALFILEFIPWKRYLKWIFKVILFLGVIVSFNRSVVICCLVFYSLQFVQLAWNQRHSLRQLVRNKYFYDSLVTFILLALVFGSDFMMKGMNRDGVKREELLVQLNTTEKEKKFFDGNSENGLNTEYSNDSSSVQSNNDVSVENRSDTSSSLKQINAQKNSLSILHYPQLKEIYELDSLGAFTRNFLALTESIQSSGRKLIWLNYIQFIEKNPLVGNGSEKLYFTALNPRNNELELMHAHNSFLELFATNGLLLGLMYLLMIGMWWQKKNSPFIITILIYSMMQYGIFWGMSFIDVIFVFLIISNYNNVNFGSKPSRS, encoded by the coding sequence GTGAATGATTTAACAAATTCTTTAGCAGATAGTAGACCGTGGTGGGTAGAAATATTAATTGTTTTCTGTCTTTTTTCACCTGGGTATTATTTCGGTAATGAGTATATAATGCTCGCGCTTCCTTTAATTACACTTATTTATGACCATTCGTTTTGGAAAAAAATGTATGTTAATTGGAAGAACAATAAATGGAATTATAATGCGATAAGATATTTTTGGATTCCATGTTTGTTTCTCTTTTTAGCTGGATTGAATAAATTATTTAATGGGCATGAATTAAGAAGCTTAAGGGACTTGTATTCCTCATTTATGTTGCTTCCTTTCTTACTGATTACTGCCAGAGGGATTTTTTCGATTCGCGTTTTTAAGGTTGCAGTGATTTTTGTAATCATTGAATGCTTTGTGGGTATTCTAGAGTATTATTTTAAAACAAGGAGTTTCTTTGTACCATTAAATAATGAATCGATGATTTTTAACGATATATCGATTTATGGGACACGTGTTTTTGGTTTTGCCACTAATTCACCGATTTTTGGATTAAGATGTTTGATTGCACTCTTCATTTTAGAATTCATCCCTTGGAAAAGATACTTGAAATGGATATTTAAAGTGATTTTATTCTTAGGGGTCATTGTTTCATTCAATAGAAGTGTGGTCATTTGCTGTCTTGTTTTTTATTCATTACAGTTTGTTCAATTGGCATGGAATCAAAGACATTCACTGAGACAATTGGTAAGAAATAAGTATTTCTATGATTCGTTAGTAACATTCATTCTTTTAGCCCTTGTTTTTGGAAGTGACTTCATGATGAAGGGCATGAATCGAGATGGTGTTAAGAGAGAAGAATTATTAGTACAATTGAATACTACTGAAAAAGAAAAAAAGTTTTTTGATGGAAATAGTGAAAATGGATTAAACACCGAATATTCAAATGATTCTAGTTCAGTTCAGTCGAATAATGACGTTTCAGTGGAAAATCGAAGCGATACTTCTTCTTCTCTCAAACAAATAAATGCACAGAAGAATTCGTTGTCAATTTTACATTATCCCCAATTGAAGGAGATTTATGAATTAGATTCCTTAGGAGCTTTTACGCGAAATTTTTTGGCTCTTACAGAATCAATTCAATCTAGTGGACGCAAATTGATCTGGTTAAATTACATTCAGTTTATTGAAAAAAATCCGTTAGTCGGAAATGGATCTGAGAAATTATATTTCACAGCCTTGAATCCTCGTAATAATGAATTAGAATTAATGCATGCGCATAATTCATTTTTAGAATTGTTTGCAACCAACGGACTTCTTCTAGGTTTGATGTACCTTTTGATGATTGGTATGTGGTGGCAAAAGAAAAATTCGCCATTTATTATCACAATACTTATTTATTCAATGATGCAATATGGTATTTTTTGGGGAATGTCGTTTATAGATGTTATTTTTGTCTTTCTTATAATATCAAATTATAATAATGTAAATTTTGGAAGTAAACCATCTCGTTCGTGA
- a CDS encoding cell division protein ZapA, with translation MSKVSLKVVVAGRTYPLTVQESEVEKVQRAADDINKAIKQLQDNFAVRDMQDLLAMTALQLSTRGGKAPITGAAPQADFSEATAALKALSDDLDALN, from the coding sequence ATGAGTAAAGTATCTTTAAAAGTAGTTGTTGCTGGTCGCACGTATCCATTAACTGTCCAAGAATCGGAAGTTGAAAAGGTACAGCGTGCAGCAGATGATATCAATAAAGCCATCAAACAATTACAAGATAATTTTGCTGTTCGTGATATGCAAGACTTGTTGGCGATGACCGCCTTACAATTGTCTACAAGAGGAGGTAAAGCACCTATAACTGGCGCAGCTCCTCAAGCTGATTTCTCTGAAGCTACGGCTGCATTGAAAGCACTTTCCGATGATTTGGATGCATTGAATTAA
- a CDS encoding lipopolysaccharide biosynthesis protein: protein MTGTAIAQLITYLIYPILTRIYSTSDIGELGVYTRLVAFIAAFATARYELTLPIAKQDHHAFLLYRLSFRISLIVLSSILLLGFIFYLLKPFDLSNYVFLLIVVVSSYIMVWINLGTSWSIRKKLFHQVSRQRVVNSVSVNGLRLFFGLANFGAFGLILGSLLGSFASIFVFIRTFLSDLKIYRPTKDLKRFRILAKEYKSFPLINLPHTLLDLGIDLLIAFFIVLFYDKDVFGSFSHAYMMLRLPLLFFGQSIGQVFFNKCSDMINKGQDIYPLVKKTTRTLFLIAVVPFTVLFFYGVPIFKFIFGDQWEESGRIAEILAPALVLNFLISPISTLALILSKQKAMFGIGIIVAFIHCFCFGVLPLLFSGLMRLRVLSINFHSFEFILVVNTILLSIVYVIVLKMYLNFAKNRITLN from the coding sequence ATGACGGGTACCGCAATTGCTCAACTAATTACGTATCTCATTTATCCAATTCTTACCCGTATATATTCTACCTCGGATATAGGTGAATTAGGAGTTTATACACGTCTTGTTGCTTTTATTGCAGCTTTTGCTACTGCAAGATATGAATTGACCTTGCCAATTGCAAAACAAGATCATCATGCTTTCTTATTGTATCGATTGTCTTTCAGGATTTCTTTAATTGTTTTAAGTTCGATATTATTACTAGGATTTATTTTTTATTTATTAAAACCATTCGATTTATCAAACTACGTTTTTTTACTCATTGTTGTAGTGAGTTCTTACATCATGGTCTGGATAAATTTAGGAACCTCCTGGTCGATTAGAAAGAAACTATTTCATCAAGTTTCGAGACAAAGAGTGGTTAATTCAGTGTCGGTAAACGGATTGAGATTATTTTTTGGACTGGCTAATTTTGGTGCCTTTGGATTGATTTTAGGTAGCTTATTAGGTTCATTCGCATCTATTTTTGTTTTTATACGAACCTTTCTTTCGGACTTGAAAATCTATCGGCCAACGAAGGATTTGAAAAGATTTCGAATTTTGGCAAAAGAATACAAGTCGTTTCCATTAATTAATTTGCCACATACCTTATTGGATTTAGGTATTGATTTGTTGATAGCTTTCTTCATAGTTCTGTTTTATGACAAAGATGTTTTTGGATCTTTTAGTCATGCATATATGATGTTGAGATTACCGTTGCTATTTTTCGGGCAATCTATCGGACAAGTATTTTTCAATAAATGTTCTGATATGATCAATAAGGGACAAGATATTTATCCATTGGTTAAGAAGACAACTCGAACATTGTTTTTGATTGCTGTTGTGCCTTTTACCGTTTTGTTTTTTTACGGTGTTCCGATTTTTAAATTCATTTTTGGAGACCAGTGGGAAGAGTCGGGTCGAATAGCCGAAATTTTAGCTCCAGCGTTAGTGCTAAATTTCTTGATTTCGCCAATTTCAACATTGGCTCTTATTTTATCAAAGCAAAAAGCAATGTTTGGAATTGGAATTATTGTAGCCTTTATACATTGTTTTTGCTTTGGTGTTCTCCCTTTATTATTTTCAGGCTTGATGAGATTAAGGGTTTTATCCATTAATTTCCATTCATTTGAATTTATTCTTGTAGTTAATACTATCCTTTTGTCTATTGTTTACGTTATAGTATTGAAGATGTACTTGAATTTTGCAAAGAATAGAATCACTCTAAACTAA
- a CDS encoding nucleotidyltransferase family protein has protein sequence MINSAIHTLPDNASIKDGLEQLNTVNGEAVFVLDANEKVIGTITDGDIRRGLINGKTINDSIREVMHTEFRHIKLENYRISAIDKIKQQLIGMLPVIDEAGKLVKLLDLKKLRTVLPVEVLLMAGGRGERLKPLTDDIPKPMLQVGTKPIIEHNIDRLALYGIEKLHVSVKYKAEQIMDYFKDGSEKGLNIKYIREEEPLGTLGAIRLIDEIATPAILVMNSDLLTNIDFEDFYRLFEESEADMIVASTPYRVDIPYGVLETNGNQITSLKEKPSYVYFSNAGIYLIRTSLLDRVPKGKFYNATDLMDELIAEGKKVINYPIVHYWLDIGKPEDFKKAQEDIKHIRF, from the coding sequence ATGATCAATAGCGCAATACATACGCTTCCAGATAATGCATCTATAAAAGATGGTTTGGAACAATTAAACACTGTTAATGGAGAAGCAGTATTCGTACTCGATGCAAATGAGAAAGTGATTGGAACAATCACGGATGGAGATATCCGTAGAGGTTTGATAAACGGAAAAACAATCAACGATTCCATTCGCGAGGTAATGCACACGGAATTCCGACATATCAAATTAGAAAACTATCGCATTTCTGCTATTGATAAAATAAAGCAGCAATTGATTGGAATGCTCCCCGTGATTGATGAAGCAGGAAAATTGGTCAAATTACTTGATTTAAAAAAATTAAGAACCGTTCTTCCTGTTGAAGTATTGTTAATGGCAGGTGGCAGAGGTGAGCGTTTAAAGCCGCTTACTGACGATATTCCCAAACCTATGTTACAAGTGGGCACAAAACCAATTATTGAACACAATATTGATCGCCTTGCGCTTTATGGAATTGAAAAACTCCATGTCTCTGTAAAATATAAAGCAGAACAAATCATGGATTATTTCAAAGATGGAAGCGAAAAAGGGCTGAATATCAAGTATATTCGTGAAGAAGAGCCTTTAGGAACCCTTGGAGCTATTCGTTTGATTGATGAAATCGCAACTCCTGCAATTTTGGTGATGAATTCGGATTTATTGACGAACATTGATTTTGAAGATTTTTATCGATTGTTTGAGGAAAGTGAAGCGGATATGATTGTTGCAAGTACTCCGTATCGCGTAGACATTCCATACGGTGTTTTAGAGACCAATGGAAATCAAATTACTTCTTTGAAAGAAAAACCATCTTATGTGTATTTTTCAAATGCAGGGATTTACCTGATTAGAACCTCTTTATTAGACCGAGTACCAAAAGGAAAATTCTACAATGCTACGGATTTAATGGATGAATTAATTGCTGAAGGAAAGAAGGTAATAAATTATCCTATTGTTCATTATTGGTTAGACATTGGTAAACCCGAAGATTTCAAAAAAGCACAGGAAGATATTAAACACATTCGATTTTAA
- a CDS encoding SDR family NAD(P)-dependent oxidoreductase has translation MKNVLSITPSSMIDVQLISDRLKNKTILVTGGAGFIGSNLTEALLKIGASVIVLDNLETGLQSNVDRLSHYENYRFVKGDICNPDDYRDLLKEVDAISNQAALGSVPRSIEFPLNTHRVNGTGFLTILHEAKQANVKRFVYASSSSVYGDSIASPKHEGQEGKVLSPYAATKQLNEEYGQVYHQLHGMETIGLRYFNVFGPFQNPNGVYAAAIPKFLDKMLEGGEIVVNGDGEQSRDFTYVKNAVHANLLALISDNVEAFGKVYNVACGRSLTLNDVINSLQAELILLGTTPKNTITYGPPRKGDIKDSLASITRMEQYLNYKPVYTFEEGINEYLRHVLQCN, from the coding sequence GTGAAAAACGTTCTGTCAATTACGCCAAGTAGTATGATAGATGTTCAGCTTATATCTGATCGATTAAAAAATAAAACCATTTTGGTAACCGGAGGAGCTGGTTTCATTGGGTCAAATTTAACAGAGGCACTATTAAAAATAGGAGCCTCTGTTATTGTTTTAGATAACTTGGAAACGGGGCTTCAATCAAATGTCGATAGATTGTCTCATTACGAGAATTATCGTTTTGTAAAAGGCGACATTTGTAATCCAGATGATTACCGTGATTTGTTGAAGGAAGTCGATGCGATTTCGAATCAAGCAGCTTTAGGGTCTGTTCCAAGATCTATTGAATTTCCATTGAATACACATCGTGTCAATGGTACTGGGTTTTTGACGATTCTACACGAAGCAAAACAAGCAAACGTGAAACGGTTTGTATATGCTAGTTCTTCATCCGTTTATGGAGATTCTATTGCTTCGCCAAAACATGAAGGTCAAGAAGGAAAAGTGCTTTCTCCTTATGCGGCAACGAAACAATTGAATGAAGAATATGGACAAGTATATCATCAATTACATGGAATGGAAACCATTGGTTTGCGTTATTTCAATGTTTTTGGTCCTTTTCAAAATCCCAATGGAGTTTACGCAGCGGCCATTCCAAAATTCTTAGACAAAATGTTGGAAGGCGGGGAAATTGTTGTTAACGGAGACGGAGAACAATCCCGTGATTTTACCTATGTGAAGAATGCTGTTCATGCAAATCTTTTAGCTTTGATTTCTGATAATGTGGAAGCGTTTGGAAAGGTTTACAATGTTGCTTGTGGTCGAAGTTTAACACTGAACGATGTAATAAACAGTTTGCAAGCAGAATTGATTCTCTTGGGAACGACTCCAAAAAACACAATCACTTACGGTCCGCCAAGAAAAGGTGACATCAAAGATTCTTTAGCATCAATTACTCGAATGGAGCAATATTTGAATTATAAACCCGTATATACCTTTGAGGAAGGAATCAATGAATACCTTCGTCATGTATTACAATGCAACTAA
- a CDS encoding oligosaccharide flippase family protein yields the protein MNLFKSKLVKSLGIYTISNVINSAIPFLLLPLLTQNLATDDYGVLTNYNSLISIIIPFVSFNLMSSLQVIYIKNRPGFASYISSGLLTILALTLFFSALFYFNASNLAKLTGVPEELVIFTTFYATYQNIVEILLSIWRMEEKAWGYGVFRIVRTIVELSIATVLIISFNLSFEGSIYALAYSYGIGAIVAIFFMYRQGLLVWDFQWKHVKHLVTYGAPLIPHVLGSTLIMYTDKLVITKYEGLSSNGIYSVGFMVGQAIGLLQNSFNQAWVPYVFKGLKSGNEVVKQKIVKWTYIYFIAIILVTVVFYLCTPIIFSFLGKAYQDGIALVLWISLGFAFNGMYKMVSVYFFYTEKTNYIAIISIFTAVVNVFFVFWMVPKYGYTGAAIATMTAFFIQFLLTWAWSLRIVSMPWGNWKIWKN from the coding sequence ATGAATCTATTTAAAAGCAAACTGGTAAAATCCTTAGGGATTTATACAATTTCGAATGTTATCAATTCGGCAATACCTTTTCTTTTATTGCCTTTGTTAACCCAAAATTTGGCTACTGACGATTACGGTGTATTAACAAATTATAATTCACTAATTAGCATCATAATTCCTTTCGTAAGTTTCAACTTGATGTCATCCTTACAAGTGATATATATCAAGAATCGTCCAGGGTTTGCATCTTATATCAGTAGCGGATTACTTACAATTCTTGCCCTTACCTTGTTTTTTAGTGCGTTATTTTATTTCAATGCTTCAAACTTGGCGAAACTAACAGGAGTACCTGAAGAACTAGTGATTTTTACAACTTTTTACGCAACATATCAAAACATTGTTGAGATTCTGCTATCTATTTGGAGAATGGAAGAAAAAGCATGGGGTTATGGTGTTTTTCGCATTGTTAGAACCATTGTAGAATTGAGTATTGCTACAGTATTAATTATCTCATTTAATCTCTCTTTTGAAGGGTCAATTTATGCCCTTGCTTACTCTTATGGAATAGGTGCTATTGTTGCTATTTTTTTTATGTACCGACAAGGTTTACTGGTCTGGGATTTTCAATGGAAACACGTGAAACATTTGGTCACGTATGGAGCTCCATTAATTCCACATGTTCTTGGGAGCACATTAATTATGTACACGGATAAATTAGTCATTACAAAATACGAAGGTCTCTCTTCAAATGGAATTTATAGTGTTGGATTTATGGTTGGTCAAGCAATAGGATTACTTCAAAATTCATTCAATCAAGCTTGGGTGCCTTATGTTTTTAAAGGGTTAAAAAGTGGGAATGAAGTGGTGAAACAGAAGATCGTTAAATGGACCTATATTTATTTCATTGCGATTATTCTTGTGACAGTAGTCTTTTATTTGTGTACACCAATTATCTTCTCCTTTTTAGGAAAGGCCTATCAAGATGGAATTGCATTGGTATTATGGATTTCATTAGGTTTTGCTTTCAATGGTATGTATAAGATGGTCAGTGTCTATTTTTTCTATACTGAAAAAACAAATTACATAGCAATCATTTCCATTTTTACTGCTGTGGTTAATGTCTTTTTTGTATTTTGGATGGTTCCTAAATATGGGTATACAGGAGCTGCAATTGCTACAATGACCGCATTTTTTATTCAATTTTTGTTGACATGGGCATGGAGTTTGAGAATTGTATCGATGCCTTGGGGTAATTGGAAAATATGGAAGAATTAA